Proteins encoded within one genomic window of Verrucomicrobiia bacterium:
- a CDS encoding bifunctional 5,10-methylenetetrahydrofolate dehydrogenase/5,10-methenyltetrahydrofolate cyclohydrolase has product MAILLDGKALAFEIKTELKARVEKLKAAGRKVGLAAVLVGDNPASEVYVRNKSKFSEEIGVYSEIVRPPGNITTIGLITVILALNDRPDITGIIVQSPLPKKISEREASEAILPGKDVDGFHPQNMGRLILGRPNYVPCTPAAILEILARYGHSPAGKHCVIVGRGNIVGKPLAIMLAEKTMGNATVTVCHSATRNLAEHTRRADILIAAVGVPELIKGDMVREGAVVIDVGINRVEDKASPKGYRLVGDVDFESVSKKAEAITPVPGGVGPMTVAMLLSNTVKAAEKSRK; this is encoded by the coding sequence ATGGCCATTTTATTAGACGGCAAGGCGTTAGCGTTCGAAATTAAAACGGAGCTTAAAGCCCGCGTCGAAAAACTTAAAGCCGCGGGGCGGAAAGTCGGGCTGGCCGCCGTTTTGGTCGGCGACAACCCGGCCTCCGAGGTGTACGTCCGCAACAAATCGAAATTCTCCGAAGAAATCGGGGTATATTCCGAAATCGTCCGGCCACCGGGGAACATCACCACCATCGGTTTGATTACCGTGATTCTGGCCTTGAACGACCGGCCGGATATCACCGGCATCATCGTGCAGTCCCCCCTGCCGAAAAAAATCAGCGAGCGGGAGGCCTCCGAGGCGATTCTGCCGGGGAAGGATGTGGACGGGTTTCATCCCCAAAACATGGGGCGGCTAATTTTGGGGCGGCCTAATTATGTCCCCTGCACGCCGGCCGCCATTTTGGAAATTCTCGCCCGCTACGGGCATTCCCCGGCGGGAAAGCACTGCGTCATCGTGGGACGCGGCAATATCGTGGGCAAACCGTTGGCGATTATGCTGGCGGAAAAGACCATGGGGAACGCCACGGTGACGGTCTGCCATTCCGCCACCCGTAATCTGGCGGAGCATACCCGGCGGGCGGATATTCTCATCGCCGCCGTGGGGGTGCCGGAGCTCATCAAGGGGGACATGGTGCGGGAGGGGGCGGTGGTCATCGACGTCGGCATCAACCGCGTCGAGGACAAAGCGAGTCCCAAGGGGTACCGTCTGGTCGGGGACGTCGATTTCGAATCCGTTTCCAAAAAAGCGGAAGCGATCACCCCCGTTCCGGGGGGCGTCGGGCCAATGACCGTGGCGATGCTCCTCTCCAATACCGTCAAAGCGGCGGAAAAATCAAGAAAATAG
- a CDS encoding ZIP family metal transporter, producing the protein MEITAWHVFWAALLTDLATGLGALPFAFKRTMSSRWEGVAGAVAGGMMISAAVFSLADKALHRGNVWGVVAGMLAGALFFVWSARMAEKNRWQIANLSEADSRQAVLMLAVLFVHSIPEGIAIGVGYATGEIEFGLLLAIAIAIHNIPEGIAVSLPLRAKGVSVSACAGYAILTSVPQPVFAVPAFLLVSFFQPLLPAGLGFAGGAMIYLVVAEMIPDSLSRCSKGDTAWGVLIGLLVMLLLTSGLGLS; encoded by the coding sequence ATGGAAATTACCGCCTGGCATGTTTTTTGGGCTGCGCTTTTGACCGATTTGGCGACCGGGTTGGGAGCCTTGCCGTTTGCTTTCAAGCGCACGATGTCCTCCCGCTGGGAGGGTGTCGCCGGGGCGGTGGCGGGGGGGATGATGATTTCGGCGGCGGTTTTTTCGCTGGCTGACAAGGCCTTGCACCGCGGAAACGTCTGGGGGGTCGTTGCGGGGATGCTGGCGGGGGCTTTGTTTTTCGTCTGGAGCGCGCGGATGGCGGAGAAAAACCGCTGGCAGATTGCCAATTTGAGCGAGGCGGATTCGCGGCAGGCGGTCTTGATGCTGGCGGTGCTTTTCGTCCACAGCATCCCGGAGGGGATCGCCATCGGCGTGGGATATGCCACGGGGGAGATTGAGTTCGGGCTGCTTTTGGCCATTGCCATCGCCATCCACAACATTCCGGAGGGAATTGCCGTTTCGCTCCCGTTGCGGGCCAAGGGGGTCTCCGTTTCCGCCTGCGCGGGGTATGCCATTTTGACGAGCGTGCCGCAGCCGGTTTTTGCCGTTCCCGCCTTTCTTTTGGTTTCCTTTTTTCAGCCGCTTCTTCCGGCAGGGTTGGGTTTTGCCGGGGGGGCGATGATTTATCTGGTGGTGGCGGAGATGATTCCGGACAGTTTATCCCGCTGTTCCAAGGGGGATACGGCGTGGGGGGTTTTGATTGGGCTCTTGGTGATGCTGCTTTTGACTTCCGGTTTGGGATTGAGTTGA